The following is a genomic window from Armatimonadota bacterium.
ACGCTGAAGGCCGGCGCCCGCGAGGCCTACCTGGTGGAGGAGCCCATCGCGGCGGCGGTGGGGGCCGGCCTGCCGGTGGAGGAGCCGGGCGCCAGCACCATCGCGGACATCGGCGGCGGGCGCACCCAGGTGGCCGTCATCTCGCTGGGAGGGATCGTGGTCAGTCGCTCCGCCCGCGTGGCCGGCGACGAGATGGACCAGGCCATCATCCAGTACGTCCGCCGCGCCTACAACATGGTCATCGGCGAGCGCACGGCCGAGGCGGTGAAGATCGCCCTGGGGTCGGCGCACCCGCTGAGCGACGGCGACCGCACCGCGGAGGTGCGGGGGCAGCACGTCGTCTCCGGGCTGCCGCGCATCATCCGGCTGACCGCGGCCGAGCTGCGCCAGGCGCTGGCCGAGCCGCTGCAGGCGATCGTGGACACGGTGAAGCAGACCCTGGAGCAGACGCCCCCGGAGCTCAGCGCCGACCTCGTGCAGCGGGGCATCGTGCTCACGGGCGGGGGGAGCCTGCTGCCGGGCCTGCGCCGCCTGCTGGCCGACGAGACCGGCATCCCCGTGCGGCGCAGCGACGACCCGCTCTCGGATGTCGCCCTGGGGGCGGGGCGCGCCCTCGAGCACCTCCGGGCGCGTCGCGTCGCGCTGGCGCCGTCGGGGAGCGCCTGACCTGCCGGACCGTCGCCGACGCGCCGCAGCC
Proteins encoded in this region:
- a CDS encoding rod shape-determining protein; translated protein: MLGARFVRDMGVDLGTANTLVYVSGEGIVVREPSVIARTADGRILAVGAEAKRMIGRTPADIIAVRPLREGVIAHFETTTALLAHFMRQAAPVRPWLGPRVVIGVPSGATDVERRALVEATLKAGAREAYLVEEPIAAAVGAGLPVEEPGASTIADIGGGRTQVAVISLGGIVVSRSARVAGDEMDQAIIQYVRRAYNMVIGERTAEAVKIALGSAHPLSDGDRTAEVRGQHVVSGLPRIIRLTAAELRQALAEPLQAIVDTVKQTLEQTPPELSADLVQRGIVLTGGGSLLPGLRRLLADETGIPVRRSDDPLSDVALGAGRALEHLRARRVALAPSGSA